Proteins from a single region of Pseudomonas quebecensis:
- a CDS encoding EAL domain-containing response regulator: MSRLPLRVLVLEDHVFQRSVAVNLLRSLGCDEVFEASDGYEALTVLDAVGRVDIALCDLQMEGMDGLEFLKRVGVSGQVKSIIISSSLPADLRRSIHQIIKILGLDLLGDAGKPLPCDVLRQLINRYLNSSVSKQARPEVWLATEEQVCTAIAEQQFQPWYQPKFNLLTGEVCGAEILCRWQHPTLGVVTPVSFMPVLERLELIDTLLFAQLDQVLSFQRRLRELDLQVNTAFNLHASQLANPALVATIKGILRLHAIPASCLTFELTEVGLLEAAVPNLENLVRLRMMGCRLSIDDFGAGFSSLQRLCQLPFNEIKLDGEFIRTLDDEPRCRAVICGTLALGHALGMNVVIEGIETPTQRAQLLALGGEVGQGYLYARPMNEANFLQWLQRQPSPSNNL; this comes from the coding sequence ATGTCCCGTTTACCGCTTCGCGTTCTGGTCCTCGAAGATCATGTTTTTCAGCGCTCCGTCGCTGTAAACCTCTTGCGTTCCCTCGGCTGTGATGAGGTGTTCGAAGCCAGCGATGGCTACGAGGCGTTAACGGTGCTGGATGCCGTCGGACGGGTGGATATTGCTCTGTGCGACCTGCAAATGGAGGGCATGGACGGGTTGGAGTTCTTGAAGCGGGTAGGTGTGTCAGGGCAGGTCAAGTCGATCATTATCAGCAGCTCGCTGCCCGCCGATCTGCGTCGGTCGATCCATCAGATCATCAAAATCCTAGGGCTGGATTTGCTCGGCGATGCAGGCAAACCGTTGCCGTGTGATGTGCTGCGGCAGTTGATCAACAGATACTTGAATTCATCGGTGAGTAAACAGGCGCGACCAGAAGTGTGGCTGGCCACCGAGGAGCAGGTGTGCACCGCCATCGCCGAGCAGCAGTTCCAGCCGTGGTATCAACCCAAATTCAATCTGCTGACCGGCGAGGTTTGCGGGGCGGAGATATTGTGCCGTTGGCAGCACCCGACATTGGGGGTAGTGACGCCGGTGTCCTTCATGCCGGTGCTGGAACGCCTGGAATTGATAGATACGCTGCTGTTCGCGCAACTCGATCAGGTGCTGAGCTTTCAACGTCGACTGCGCGAACTTGACCTCCAGGTAAACACCGCCTTCAACTTGCACGCGTCGCAGTTGGCCAACCCTGCGTTAGTGGCGACCATCAAGGGCATCCTGCGTCTGCATGCCATACCCGCTTCGTGCCTGACCTTTGAGCTGACGGAAGTCGGGCTGCTGGAGGCTGCCGTGCCCAACCTGGAAAACCTGGTGCGCTTGCGCATGATGGGCTGCCGCTTGTCCATCGATGATTTCGGCGCCGGTTTTTCCTCGTTGCAGCGCCTGTGCCAGTTGCCCTTCAACGAGATCAAGCTTGATGGTGAGTTCATCCGCACGCTGGACGACGAGCCACGTTGCCGAGCGGTGATCTGTGGCACCCTGGCCCTCGGTCACGCTTTGGGCATGAACGTGGTGATCGAAGGCATCGAAACCCCGACGCAACGCGCGCAATTGTTGGCCCTGGGTGGTGAAGTGGGTCAGGGCTATCTGTACGCGCGGCCAATGAATGAAGCGAATTTTCTGCAATGGCTGCAACGGCAACCATCGCCATCCAACAATCTGTAG